The Pecten maximus chromosome 12, xPecMax1.1, whole genome shotgun sequence genome includes a region encoding these proteins:
- the LOC117339450 gene encoding uncharacterized protein LOC117339450 isoform X3 has product MSFLNRILSSEEEHFIELVHKDIEHFLKCYTIKSVLLFPPLSSFHRLLIHKVAEDYQQLHTFSVGQGQSRRTTVCLQEDLNSCSEEGERLMSLNRPPSARGRGRGRWSSPGSLLDNKQQNRPSLGTEDRYNDGLRTEGRHRDNPRTEDRLRDGPRTEDRLRDGPRTEDRLRDGPRTEDRLRDGPRTEDRLRDGPMTEDRLRDGPRMDDRHRDGPRMDDRYRDGPRTEDRLRDGPRTENRLRDGPRMDDRYRDGPRMDDRHRDGLKADGRQEQRSPRGVDTSPLSQGVPPSRRGRGQNTRTRNKRPDVQIYVPRGRRQQQVPVNQQHVVDDAVLHPCDRDSHSSVIDKRTGNKDHRIEDDRTSDIDGRLVDRDSHSSVVDERTGNKDHGIGDGRTSDIDGRLVASDSHSSVVDERTGNKDHRTGDGRISDIDGKNGDNDTCNRDEFRTEIQSNQNTRCSQGFQAVGRNSTEQTYPQYTNPPSSKQMSQGRKSRPKLQVYIPPHQKKDNGCQPKEMSGQLHPVNCGETKHHVAGDTENVDELRAEAGSTHMKSDQHQEKNVKRVKLNNAPSKLTCEDKTKTEQNSTKALPDTHIEQCRLSNDPSCCVSNDHVPGSIVTNIHIPGPTVSDRYVPPPNVSDKCVLSPNVSDINISAPSVSDIHVANPSVSDIQVTHPNVSDMNIPAPNVSDMNIPAPNVSDIHVANPSISDNQVTDPDISDIQVTDPNVSNVKIPAHNVSDINIPAPNLSDISHPRDSQRDISYRNDHISCDLHEVCSSVTSSETATNITKVDKESRSVSKRDLLTSETNLNNTEASTAVEGESEHTPMAVITTQEVGEVDINFTENINEKVDQCKKEHASGLTNEVTMITVDQEHEEMDENSSKVVTNTHCCTTNQPEGPEHMDVDKDFCSGEEGKEEAEHYRGEEGKEEEEDEESWDKMFDDEGECLDPVAMEELTSAIGKVKIKKPIIDYLNYKPRDPDLSREDLGHVVEIYDFPPELKTEDLMSAFQQFKSKGFDIKWVDDTHALGVFNSVLAAQSALSLNHPLLKVRAMSEAARQSKEKAKRCVEFLLPYKARPETSALTARRLVTGALGLAPKVSREQRDLERQKLRQAKEKKKLMKKQKDDIWEGTYTSENVETS; this is encoded by the exons ATGTCCTTCTTGAACCGGATATTAAGTTCAGAAGAGGAACACTTTATTGAGTTGGTTCATAAGGATATTGAACACTTTCTTAAATGTTATACCATAAAGAG TGTGCTGCTGTTTCCACCACTTAGCAGTTTCCATCGACTGCTGATCCACAAGGTCGCTGAGGATTACCAACAACTGCACACATTCTCTGTAGGTCAGGGACAGTCCAGGCGAACCACTGTCTGTCTCCAGGAAGATCTCAACAG TTGCTCTGAGGAAGGAGAGAGATTAATGTCATTGAACCGGCCCCCTTCAGCCAGAGGAAGGGGGCGGGGGCGATGGTCAAGCCCCGGGTCCCTGTTAGACAACAAACAGCAAAATAGACCAAGTTTGGGGACAGAGGATAGATATAATGATGGCCTGAGGACAGAGGGTAGACACAGAGATAACCCAAGGACAGAGGACAGACTCAGAGATGGCCCAAGGACGGAGGACAGACTCAGAGATGGCCCAAGGACAGAGGACAGACTCAGAGATGGCCCAAGGACAGAGGACAGACTCAGAGATGGCCCAAGGACAGAGGACAGACTTAGAGATGGCCCAATGACAGAGGACAGACTCAGAGATGGCCCAAGGATGGATGACAGACACAGAGATGGCCCAAGGATGGATGACAGATACAGAGATGGCCCAAGGACAGAGGACAGACTCAGAGATGGCCCAAGGACAGAGAACAGACTTAGAGATGGCCCAAGGATGGATGACAGATACAGAGATGGCCCAAGGATGGATGACAGACACAGAGATGGCCTGAAGGCAGATGGCAGACAGGAGCAGAGATCACCTAGAGGTGTTGATACATCTCCACTCTCCCAAGGTGTCCCACCGTCACGGAGAGGACGAGGACAAAACACCAG AACAAGAAACAAAAGACCAGATGTTCAGATCTACGTACCTCGGGGGCGGAGACAGCAGCAAGTGCCTGTAAATCAACAACATGTGGTTGATGATGCAGTTTTGCATCCTTGTGACCGAGATTCCCATAGCAGTGTCATAGACAAAAGGACAGGGAATAAAGACCACAGGATAGAGGACGATAGGACATCAGATATAGATGGGAGACTGGTGGACAGAGACTCCCATAGCAGTGTCGTGGACGAAAGGACAGGGAATAAAGATCACGGGATAGGGGACGGTAGGACATCAGATATAGATGGGAGACTGGTGGCCAGTGACTCCCATAGCAGTGTCGTGGACGAAAGGACAGGGAATAAAGATCACAGGACAGGGGACGGTAGGATATCTGATATTGATGGCAAGAATGGGGATAATGACACCTGTAACAGAGATGAATTTAGGACAGAAATTCAAAGTAATCAAAACACTAGATGTAGCCAAGGTTTCCAAGCAGTTGGAAGAAATTCTACAGAACAAACATATCCTCAGTATACAAATCCACCATCAAGCAAACAAATGTCTCAGGGGAGGAAATCTAGACCTAAGCTCCAGGTGTATATACCACCACACCAGAAGAAGGACAATGGTTGTCAGCCAAAAGAAATGTCTGGTCAATTACATCCAGTCAACTGTGGTGAGACTAAGCATCATGTGGCTGGGGATACAGAGAATGTGGATGAGTTGAGAGCAGAGGCAGGTAGTACACACATGAAAAGTGACCAACATCAGgagaaaaatgtaaaaagagTAAAATTAAACAATGCTCCCAGTAAACTTACATGTGAGGATAAAACTAAGACAGAACAGAACAGTACTAAAGCCTTACCAGATACTCATATAGAACAGTGTAGGTTATCAAATGATCCCAGCTGTTGTGTATCTAATGATCATGTTCCTGGCTCAATtgtaacaaatatacatattccTGGGCCTACTGTATCAGATAGATATGTCCCTCCCCCTAATGTATCAGATAAATGTGTTCTTTCCCCTAATGTATCGGATATAAATATTTCGGCCCCTAGTGTATCTGATATACATGTCGCCAACCCTAGTgtatctgatatacaagtcACTCATCCTAATGTATCAGATATGAATATTCCTGCCCCTAATGTATCAG ATATGAATATTCCTGCCCCTAATGTATCGGATATACATGTCGCCAACcctagtatatctgataacCAGGTCACCGATCCTGACATATCAGATATACAGGTCACTGATCCTAatgtatcaaatgtaaaaattcCTGCCCATAATGTATCAGATATAAATATTCCTGCCCCTAATTTATCGGATATATCTCATCCTAGAGATTCCCAGCGTGACATTTCTTACCGCAATGACCATATTAGTTGTGATCTTCATGAAGTTTGCAGCTCAGTCACTAGCTCTGAAACAGCCACAAATATCACAAAAGTAGACAAGGAATCTAGATCAGTGTCAAAGAGAGATTTGCTTACATCGGaaacaaatttaaacaatacagaGGCTTCCACCGCTGTCGAAGGGGAATCTGAACACACACCAATGGCTGTTATCACTACACAAGAAGTTGGTGAGGTAGATATAAACTTTACTGAAAACATTAATGAAAAAGTTGATCAGTGTAAGAAAGAACATGCATCAGGATTGACTAATGAAGTGACTATGATAACTGTGGATCAAGAACACGAAGAGATGGATGAGAACAGTTCTAAAGTTGTTACCAATACCCACTGCTGCACAACCAACCAGCCAGAGGGTCCAGAACACATGGATGtagataaag ACTTTTGCAGTGGGGAGGAAGGAAAAGAGGAAGCTGAACATTACAGAGGGGAAGAAGGAAAAGAAGaagaggaagatgaggaatCTTGGGACAAAATGTTTGATGATGAAGGTGAATGCCTGGATCCTGTCGCCATGGAAGAG ttaaCATCTGCTATTGGGAAAGTGAAAATTAAGAAGCCAATTATTGACTACTTGAACTACAAACCACGAGATCCAGATCTCAGTCGAGAGG ATTTAGGCCATGTTGTAGAGATATACGATTTCCCTCCAGAATTAAAAACTGAGGACTTAATGTCAGCATTTCAGCAGTTCAA AAGCAAAGGCTTTGATATTAAATGGGTGGATGATACACATGCTCTAGGAGTGTTCAACAGTGTTCTGGCAG CCCAAAGTGCACTCTCTCTGAATCATCCATTGCTGAAGGTCAGGGCCATGTCTGAAGCGGCTCGACAGAGTAAGGAGAAAGCTAAGCGATGTGTTG AGTTCCTGCTGCCTTACAAAGCCCGTCCTGAAACATCTGCCCTTACAGCCCGACGCCTGGTGACTGGAGCACTGGGTCTGGCCCCTAAGGTGTCCCGAGAACAGAGGGACCTAGAACGACAGAAGCTTCGACAGGCCAAAG AGAAGAAGAAGCTGATGAAGAAACAGAAAGACGATATATGGGAAGGAACATACACATCAGAGAATGTGGAAACATCTTAA
- the LOC117339450 gene encoding uncharacterized protein LOC117339450 isoform X2, giving the protein MSFLNRILSSEEEHFIELVHKDIEHFLKCYTIKSVLLFPPLSSFHRLLIHKVAEDYQQLHTFSVGQGQSRRTTVCLQEDLNSCSEEGERLMSLNRPPSARGRGRGRWSSPGSLLDNKQQNRPSLGTEDRYNDGLRTEGRHRDNPRTEDRLRDGPRTEDRLRDGPRTEDRLRDGPRTEDRLRDGPRTEDRLRDGPMTEDRLRDGPRMDDRHRDGPRMDDRYRDGPRTEDRLRDGPRTENRLRDGPRMDDRYRDGPRMDDRHRDGLKADGRQEQRSPRGVDTSPLSQGVPPSRRGRGQNTRTRNKRPDVQIYVPRGRRQQQVPVNQQHVVDDAVLHPCDRDSHSSVIDKRTGNKDHRIEDDRTSDIDGRLVDRDSHSSVVDERTGNKDHGIGDGRTSDIDGRLVASDSHSSVVDERTGNKDHRTGDGRISDIDGKNGDNDTCNRDEFRTEIQSNQNTRCSQGFQAVGRNSTEQTYPQYTNPPSSKQMSQGRKSRPKLQVYIPPHQKKDNGCQPKEMSGQLHPVNCGETKHHVAGDTENVDELRAEAGSTHMKSDQHQEKNVKRVKLNNAPSKLTCEDKTKTEQNSTKALPDTHIEQCRLSNDPSCCVSNDHVPGSIVTNIHIPGPTVSDRYVPPPNVSDKCVLSPNVSDINISAPSVSDIHVANPSVSDIQVTHPNVSDMNIPAPNVSDMDIPAPNVSDMNIPAAAPNVSDMNIPAPNVSDIHVANPSISDNQVTDPDISDIQVTDPNVSNVKIPRDSQRDISYRNDHISCDLHEVCSSVTSSETATNITKVDKESRSVSKRDLLTSETNLNNTEASTAVEGESEHTPMAVITTQEVGEVDINFTENINEKVDQCKKEHASGLTNEVTMITVDQEHEEMDENSSKVVTNTHCCTTNQPEGPEHMDVDKDFCSGEEGKEEAEHYRGEEGKEEEEDEESWDKMFDDEGECLDPVAMEELTSAIGKVKIKKPIIDYLNYKPRDPDLSREDLGHVVEIYDFPPELKTEDLMSAFQQFKSKGFDIKWVDDTHALGVFNSVLAAQSALSLNHPLLKVRAMSEAARQSKEKAKRCVEFLLPYKARPETSALTARRLVTGALGLAPKVSREQRDLERQKLRQAKEKKKLMKKQKDDIWEGTYTSENVETS; this is encoded by the exons ATGTCCTTCTTGAACCGGATATTAAGTTCAGAAGAGGAACACTTTATTGAGTTGGTTCATAAGGATATTGAACACTTTCTTAAATGTTATACCATAAAGAG TGTGCTGCTGTTTCCACCACTTAGCAGTTTCCATCGACTGCTGATCCACAAGGTCGCTGAGGATTACCAACAACTGCACACATTCTCTGTAGGTCAGGGACAGTCCAGGCGAACCACTGTCTGTCTCCAGGAAGATCTCAACAG TTGCTCTGAGGAAGGAGAGAGATTAATGTCATTGAACCGGCCCCCTTCAGCCAGAGGAAGGGGGCGGGGGCGATGGTCAAGCCCCGGGTCCCTGTTAGACAACAAACAGCAAAATAGACCAAGTTTGGGGACAGAGGATAGATATAATGATGGCCTGAGGACAGAGGGTAGACACAGAGATAACCCAAGGACAGAGGACAGACTCAGAGATGGCCCAAGGACGGAGGACAGACTCAGAGATGGCCCAAGGACAGAGGACAGACTCAGAGATGGCCCAAGGACAGAGGACAGACTCAGAGATGGCCCAAGGACAGAGGACAGACTTAGAGATGGCCCAATGACAGAGGACAGACTCAGAGATGGCCCAAGGATGGATGACAGACACAGAGATGGCCCAAGGATGGATGACAGATACAGAGATGGCCCAAGGACAGAGGACAGACTCAGAGATGGCCCAAGGACAGAGAACAGACTTAGAGATGGCCCAAGGATGGATGACAGATACAGAGATGGCCCAAGGATGGATGACAGACACAGAGATGGCCTGAAGGCAGATGGCAGACAGGAGCAGAGATCACCTAGAGGTGTTGATACATCTCCACTCTCCCAAGGTGTCCCACCGTCACGGAGAGGACGAGGACAAAACACCAG AACAAGAAACAAAAGACCAGATGTTCAGATCTACGTACCTCGGGGGCGGAGACAGCAGCAAGTGCCTGTAAATCAACAACATGTGGTTGATGATGCAGTTTTGCATCCTTGTGACCGAGATTCCCATAGCAGTGTCATAGACAAAAGGACAGGGAATAAAGACCACAGGATAGAGGACGATAGGACATCAGATATAGATGGGAGACTGGTGGACAGAGACTCCCATAGCAGTGTCGTGGACGAAAGGACAGGGAATAAAGATCACGGGATAGGGGACGGTAGGACATCAGATATAGATGGGAGACTGGTGGCCAGTGACTCCCATAGCAGTGTCGTGGACGAAAGGACAGGGAATAAAGATCACAGGACAGGGGACGGTAGGATATCTGATATTGATGGCAAGAATGGGGATAATGACACCTGTAACAGAGATGAATTTAGGACAGAAATTCAAAGTAATCAAAACACTAGATGTAGCCAAGGTTTCCAAGCAGTTGGAAGAAATTCTACAGAACAAACATATCCTCAGTATACAAATCCACCATCAAGCAAACAAATGTCTCAGGGGAGGAAATCTAGACCTAAGCTCCAGGTGTATATACCACCACACCAGAAGAAGGACAATGGTTGTCAGCCAAAAGAAATGTCTGGTCAATTACATCCAGTCAACTGTGGTGAGACTAAGCATCATGTGGCTGGGGATACAGAGAATGTGGATGAGTTGAGAGCAGAGGCAGGTAGTACACACATGAAAAGTGACCAACATCAGgagaaaaatgtaaaaagagTAAAATTAAACAATGCTCCCAGTAAACTTACATGTGAGGATAAAACTAAGACAGAACAGAACAGTACTAAAGCCTTACCAGATACTCATATAGAACAGTGTAGGTTATCAAATGATCCCAGCTGTTGTGTATCTAATGATCATGTTCCTGGCTCAATtgtaacaaatatacatattccTGGGCCTACTGTATCAGATAGATATGTCCCTCCCCCTAATGTATCAGATAAATGTGTTCTTTCCCCTAATGTATCGGATATAAATATTTCGGCCCCTAGTGTATCTGATATACATGTCGCCAACCCTAGTgtatctgatatacaagtcACTCATCCTAATGTATCAGATATGAATATTCCTGCCCCTAATGTATCAGATATGGATATTCCTGCCCCTAATGTATCAGATATGAATATTCCTGCGGCTGCCCCTAATGTATCAGATATGAATATTCCTGCCCCTAATGTATCGGATATACATGTCGCCAACcctagtatatctgataacCAGGTCACCGATCCTGACATATCAGATATACAGGTCACTGATCCTAatgtatcaaatgtaaaaat TCCTAGAGATTCCCAGCGTGACATTTCTTACCGCAATGACCATATTAGTTGTGATCTTCATGAAGTTTGCAGCTCAGTCACTAGCTCTGAAACAGCCACAAATATCACAAAAGTAGACAAGGAATCTAGATCAGTGTCAAAGAGAGATTTGCTTACATCGGaaacaaatttaaacaatacagaGGCTTCCACCGCTGTCGAAGGGGAATCTGAACACACACCAATGGCTGTTATCACTACACAAGAAGTTGGTGAGGTAGATATAAACTTTACTGAAAACATTAATGAAAAAGTTGATCAGTGTAAGAAAGAACATGCATCAGGATTGACTAATGAAGTGACTATGATAACTGTGGATCAAGAACACGAAGAGATGGATGAGAACAGTTCTAAAGTTGTTACCAATACCCACTGCTGCACAACCAACCAGCCAGAGGGTCCAGAACACATGGATGtagataaag ACTTTTGCAGTGGGGAGGAAGGAAAAGAGGAAGCTGAACATTACAGAGGGGAAGAAGGAAAAGAAGaagaggaagatgaggaatCTTGGGACAAAATGTTTGATGATGAAGGTGAATGCCTGGATCCTGTCGCCATGGAAGAG ttaaCATCTGCTATTGGGAAAGTGAAAATTAAGAAGCCAATTATTGACTACTTGAACTACAAACCACGAGATCCAGATCTCAGTCGAGAGG ATTTAGGCCATGTTGTAGAGATATACGATTTCCCTCCAGAATTAAAAACTGAGGACTTAATGTCAGCATTTCAGCAGTTCAA AAGCAAAGGCTTTGATATTAAATGGGTGGATGATACACATGCTCTAGGAGTGTTCAACAGTGTTCTGGCAG CCCAAAGTGCACTCTCTCTGAATCATCCATTGCTGAAGGTCAGGGCCATGTCTGAAGCGGCTCGACAGAGTAAGGAGAAAGCTAAGCGATGTGTTG AGTTCCTGCTGCCTTACAAAGCCCGTCCTGAAACATCTGCCCTTACAGCCCGACGCCTGGTGACTGGAGCACTGGGTCTGGCCCCTAAGGTGTCCCGAGAACAGAGGGACCTAGAACGACAGAAGCTTCGACAGGCCAAAG AGAAGAAGAAGCTGATGAAGAAACAGAAAGACGATATATGGGAAGGAACATACACATCAGAGAATGTGGAAACATCTTAA
- the LOC117339450 gene encoding uncharacterized protein LOC117339450 isoform X1, translating into MSFLNRILSSEEEHFIELVHKDIEHFLKCYTIKSVLLFPPLSSFHRLLIHKVAEDYQQLHTFSVGQGQSRRTTVCLQEDLNSCSEEGERLMSLNRPPSARGRGRGRWSSPGSLLDNKQQNRPSLGTEDRYNDGLRTEGRHRDNPRTEDRLRDGPRTEDRLRDGPRTEDRLRDGPRTEDRLRDGPRTEDRLRDGPMTEDRLRDGPRMDDRHRDGPRMDDRYRDGPRTEDRLRDGPRTENRLRDGPRMDDRYRDGPRMDDRHRDGLKADGRQEQRSPRGVDTSPLSQGVPPSRRGRGQNTRTRNKRPDVQIYVPRGRRQQQVPVNQQHVVDDAVLHPCDRDSHSSVIDKRTGNKDHRIEDDRTSDIDGRLVDRDSHSSVVDERTGNKDHGIGDGRTSDIDGRLVASDSHSSVVDERTGNKDHRTGDGRISDIDGKNGDNDTCNRDEFRTEIQSNQNTRCSQGFQAVGRNSTEQTYPQYTNPPSSKQMSQGRKSRPKLQVYIPPHQKKDNGCQPKEMSGQLHPVNCGETKHHVAGDTENVDELRAEAGSTHMKSDQHQEKNVKRVKLNNAPSKLTCEDKTKTEQNSTKALPDTHIEQCRLSNDPSCCVSNDHVPGSIVTNIHIPGPTVSDRYVPPPNVSDKCVLSPNVSDINISAPSVSDIHVANPSVSDIQVTHPNVSDMNIPAPNVSDMDIPAPNVSDMNIPAAAPNVSDMNIPAPNVSDIHVANPSISDNQVTDPDISDIQVTDPNVSNVKIPAHNVSDINIPAPNLSDISHPRDSQRDISYRNDHISCDLHEVCSSVTSSETATNITKVDKESRSVSKRDLLTSETNLNNTEASTAVEGESEHTPMAVITTQEVGEVDINFTENINEKVDQCKKEHASGLTNEVTMITVDQEHEEMDENSSKVVTNTHCCTTNQPEGPEHMDVDKDFCSGEEGKEEAEHYRGEEGKEEEEDEESWDKMFDDEGECLDPVAMEELTSAIGKVKIKKPIIDYLNYKPRDPDLSREDLGHVVEIYDFPPELKTEDLMSAFQQFKSKGFDIKWVDDTHALGVFNSVLAAQSALSLNHPLLKVRAMSEAARQSKEKAKRCVEFLLPYKARPETSALTARRLVTGALGLAPKVSREQRDLERQKLRQAKEKKKLMKKQKDDIWEGTYTSENVETS; encoded by the exons ATGTCCTTCTTGAACCGGATATTAAGTTCAGAAGAGGAACACTTTATTGAGTTGGTTCATAAGGATATTGAACACTTTCTTAAATGTTATACCATAAAGAG TGTGCTGCTGTTTCCACCACTTAGCAGTTTCCATCGACTGCTGATCCACAAGGTCGCTGAGGATTACCAACAACTGCACACATTCTCTGTAGGTCAGGGACAGTCCAGGCGAACCACTGTCTGTCTCCAGGAAGATCTCAACAG TTGCTCTGAGGAAGGAGAGAGATTAATGTCATTGAACCGGCCCCCTTCAGCCAGAGGAAGGGGGCGGGGGCGATGGTCAAGCCCCGGGTCCCTGTTAGACAACAAACAGCAAAATAGACCAAGTTTGGGGACAGAGGATAGATATAATGATGGCCTGAGGACAGAGGGTAGACACAGAGATAACCCAAGGACAGAGGACAGACTCAGAGATGGCCCAAGGACGGAGGACAGACTCAGAGATGGCCCAAGGACAGAGGACAGACTCAGAGATGGCCCAAGGACAGAGGACAGACTCAGAGATGGCCCAAGGACAGAGGACAGACTTAGAGATGGCCCAATGACAGAGGACAGACTCAGAGATGGCCCAAGGATGGATGACAGACACAGAGATGGCCCAAGGATGGATGACAGATACAGAGATGGCCCAAGGACAGAGGACAGACTCAGAGATGGCCCAAGGACAGAGAACAGACTTAGAGATGGCCCAAGGATGGATGACAGATACAGAGATGGCCCAAGGATGGATGACAGACACAGAGATGGCCTGAAGGCAGATGGCAGACAGGAGCAGAGATCACCTAGAGGTGTTGATACATCTCCACTCTCCCAAGGTGTCCCACCGTCACGGAGAGGACGAGGACAAAACACCAG AACAAGAAACAAAAGACCAGATGTTCAGATCTACGTACCTCGGGGGCGGAGACAGCAGCAAGTGCCTGTAAATCAACAACATGTGGTTGATGATGCAGTTTTGCATCCTTGTGACCGAGATTCCCATAGCAGTGTCATAGACAAAAGGACAGGGAATAAAGACCACAGGATAGAGGACGATAGGACATCAGATATAGATGGGAGACTGGTGGACAGAGACTCCCATAGCAGTGTCGTGGACGAAAGGACAGGGAATAAAGATCACGGGATAGGGGACGGTAGGACATCAGATATAGATGGGAGACTGGTGGCCAGTGACTCCCATAGCAGTGTCGTGGACGAAAGGACAGGGAATAAAGATCACAGGACAGGGGACGGTAGGATATCTGATATTGATGGCAAGAATGGGGATAATGACACCTGTAACAGAGATGAATTTAGGACAGAAATTCAAAGTAATCAAAACACTAGATGTAGCCAAGGTTTCCAAGCAGTTGGAAGAAATTCTACAGAACAAACATATCCTCAGTATACAAATCCACCATCAAGCAAACAAATGTCTCAGGGGAGGAAATCTAGACCTAAGCTCCAGGTGTATATACCACCACACCAGAAGAAGGACAATGGTTGTCAGCCAAAAGAAATGTCTGGTCAATTACATCCAGTCAACTGTGGTGAGACTAAGCATCATGTGGCTGGGGATACAGAGAATGTGGATGAGTTGAGAGCAGAGGCAGGTAGTACACACATGAAAAGTGACCAACATCAGgagaaaaatgtaaaaagagTAAAATTAAACAATGCTCCCAGTAAACTTACATGTGAGGATAAAACTAAGACAGAACAGAACAGTACTAAAGCCTTACCAGATACTCATATAGAACAGTGTAGGTTATCAAATGATCCCAGCTGTTGTGTATCTAATGATCATGTTCCTGGCTCAATtgtaacaaatatacatattccTGGGCCTACTGTATCAGATAGATATGTCCCTCCCCCTAATGTATCAGATAAATGTGTTCTTTCCCCTAATGTATCGGATATAAATATTTCGGCCCCTAGTGTATCTGATATACATGTCGCCAACCCTAGTgtatctgatatacaagtcACTCATCCTAATGTATCAGATATGAATATTCCTGCCCCTAATGTATCAGATATGGATATTCCTGCCCCTAATGTATCAGATATGAATATTCCTGCGGCTGCCCCTAATGTATCAGATATGAATATTCCTGCCCCTAATGTATCGGATATACATGTCGCCAACcctagtatatctgataacCAGGTCACCGATCCTGACATATCAGATATACAGGTCACTGATCCTAatgtatcaaatgtaaaaattcCTGCCCATAATGTATCAGATATAAATATTCCTGCCCCTAATTTATCGGATATATCTCATCCTAGAGATTCCCAGCGTGACATTTCTTACCGCAATGACCATATTAGTTGTGATCTTCATGAAGTTTGCAGCTCAGTCACTAGCTCTGAAACAGCCACAAATATCACAAAAGTAGACAAGGAATCTAGATCAGTGTCAAAGAGAGATTTGCTTACATCGGaaacaaatttaaacaatacagaGGCTTCCACCGCTGTCGAAGGGGAATCTGAACACACACCAATGGCTGTTATCACTACACAAGAAGTTGGTGAGGTAGATATAAACTTTACTGAAAACATTAATGAAAAAGTTGATCAGTGTAAGAAAGAACATGCATCAGGATTGACTAATGAAGTGACTATGATAACTGTGGATCAAGAACACGAAGAGATGGATGAGAACAGTTCTAAAGTTGTTACCAATACCCACTGCTGCACAACCAACCAGCCAGAGGGTCCAGAACACATGGATGtagataaag ACTTTTGCAGTGGGGAGGAAGGAAAAGAGGAAGCTGAACATTACAGAGGGGAAGAAGGAAAAGAAGaagaggaagatgaggaatCTTGGGACAAAATGTTTGATGATGAAGGTGAATGCCTGGATCCTGTCGCCATGGAAGAG ttaaCATCTGCTATTGGGAAAGTGAAAATTAAGAAGCCAATTATTGACTACTTGAACTACAAACCACGAGATCCAGATCTCAGTCGAGAGG ATTTAGGCCATGTTGTAGAGATATACGATTTCCCTCCAGAATTAAAAACTGAGGACTTAATGTCAGCATTTCAGCAGTTCAA AAGCAAAGGCTTTGATATTAAATGGGTGGATGATACACATGCTCTAGGAGTGTTCAACAGTGTTCTGGCAG CCCAAAGTGCACTCTCTCTGAATCATCCATTGCTGAAGGTCAGGGCCATGTCTGAAGCGGCTCGACAGAGTAAGGAGAAAGCTAAGCGATGTGTTG AGTTCCTGCTGCCTTACAAAGCCCGTCCTGAAACATCTGCCCTTACAGCCCGACGCCTGGTGACTGGAGCACTGGGTCTGGCCCCTAAGGTGTCCCGAGAACAGAGGGACCTAGAACGACAGAAGCTTCGACAGGCCAAAG AGAAGAAGAAGCTGATGAAGAAACAGAAAGACGATATATGGGAAGGAACATACACATCAGAGAATGTGGAAACATCTTAA